The sequence below is a genomic window from Armatimonadota bacterium.
AGCTTTGGAACACCTATGGCAGGCGAGAAAGGCCCTGGACTGAGGCCCTCGCCTGGGTGACGGGACGTGACACCCGTAGCTGCTGAGCGGCGGGATACCGGTGGAGGCGAGTCATCGAAGCCCGCCGCAGCCGCCAACGGGAGTGAAGGGCATCGCCAAGGCGCGTTTGGGGGTCAGCCGACGAGCAAAACAACCAGACGCGTGGGCTAAGCAGAAAGCCGGTAAGCAGTAACGCGCGACTCAGCGAAGACGCGTCGCTCGATGTTGAGCGGCAGCGTCTTCGCGGTCTTTGGCGGCTTCCTCCATTGCTCGCCGCGGTGGATGAGCGCCGGCGGTGCGCCGCCGAGGGTCATGTGTCCCCGATAGCCGTTGTACCAGATGCCGAAGTCATCCAGCAGTCCGCTCAGGTGATCGAAGCCGCGAATGACGGGGACGCGGTGCAGCCACTCGTACTTCAGCGTCCGTATCACGCGCTCGGTGACGGCTATGGAGCCATGTTGGCCGACCGCCCCGAAGCGCTGCTTGAATCCCCAGCGCTCTTTCAGTTCAGCGAATGCGCCGCCCGTGAAGACGCCGTCCTGGTCGGTGATGATATGCTTGGGCGCGCCGCAGCGGGCAAACGCGGAGTCGAGCGCGGTGGTTACCCAGCCCCTTCGACTGCGCTCAGGACAGGCCGCATTGGGGCCCTCCAGCGGGCAGGTCGTGGTCACCATGCGCGAGTAGTGATCTATCCCGACCAGGACCCAGGTGGGCCAGATGCGCCAGCGCCATACCCGCGTGCGATCTACGCTCCAGACGTGGTTGGGATAGCGGGCGACGATCTGCCGCGGCTTAGCGGGAGCAACCTTGACCGCTGCCGTCGCCGGCGCTTTCGGGGGTGCCGGGCGCAGCAGCACGTTCCTGACCGTCGAGGCAGCCACGAAGATGCGAAGCGCCCACACGCTCATGGCGATGCGGTGGCGGCCGAAGTGCGGGTTGGCTTCGAAGATGTCCCAGATCAGCCGCGCGATCTCCGCCGGGGTCTTCCTCGGGCTTTCCCGCGTGCTCTTGTTCTCGCCCATGTCGCCGCGCTCCGCGGCGTGCAGCCAGCGATAGAGAGTGGATATGGATATGCCAAAATGCTCTTTGACGCGCTTACGCGGGATGCCGTGGTAGGCGAGATGCCAAAGAATCTGCAGCCGCTGGATGGGCGTGTAATGCGGCTTGCGGGCGCGTGCCTTGTCCAGGCGTGAGCGCAGCATGCTGTTCTCGA
It includes:
- a CDS encoding DDE-type integrase/transposase/recombinase: MEVFEAAVSLLVKSVVLSARWAGQRQVACLRQAVAGVVEVAQLRAEVMALRDENHRLQFENSMLRSRLDKARARKPHYTPIQRLQILWHLAYHGIPRKRVKEHFGISISTLYRWLHAAERGDMGENKSTRESPRKTPAEIARLIWDIFEANPHFGRHRIAMSVWALRIFVAASTVRNVLLRPAPPKAPATAAVKVAPAKPRQIVARYPNHVWSVDRTRVWRWRIWPTWVLVGIDHYSRMVTTTCPLEGPNAACPERSRRGWVTTALDSAFARCGAPKHIITDQDGVFTGGAFAELKERWGFKQRFGAVGQHGSIAVTERVIRTLKYEWLHRVPVIRGFDHLSGLLDDFGIWYNGYRGHMTLGGAPPALIHRGEQWRKPPKTAKTLPLNIERRVFAESRVTAYRLSA